One genomic window of Leptotrichia shahii includes the following:
- a CDS encoding peptidylprolyl isomerase → MGFRSHKRAIQIASAVMMGVFGIAMLITGILFLKNNIFEASKGNREVIATINGTKIYRDDFERETYSLKNQLNEINQQKIQQLAQAGVNTENIKNIPDDIIDQYVLQLLVNKEILLSSAKNLGIKVSNSTVDKEFKAYQKQSKLGKDEFSQYLRSVGYNVTSFKKMIKDQKTVDKMREKLFADDKITDEEVRKAYERNKYTQAFENQEFDDVKDQIKENMKQDKDIMILNSFIAKAKQKAKIEFKDEKFKKMYANITAAVAQNGEYKYTNADVNEQIVNAVSQTQEGYSPKMANDLKSMLKTNLNKFIQIANKAKAAGIKADADLVGVDQLRDYSQKYYNYLIDTYKPDNAALQAKFDSRRDSYNTQNSIGGYVIGEEYQAGENDFAMAKKQAEEIMKTTNKDNFAEKAREFSKDSGSAKNGGSLGETADLSKLVPEFANAVKNGKAGDIVGPIKTQFGYHIIYIQSKDPKNENVAKVSHILITPTISEASKQKVIKKIQDLKAEIQSKKVTWSNVEKQDKYNFSVKERFKKLVKTDAIPGIGMNKELMDQIFALQINGFLEKNDTTGYYLIAKTSEIPFTQATFENSKERVRLELAHEYADKQLGITQ, encoded by the coding sequence ATGGGATTCAGAAGTCACAAAAGAGCGATCCAAATTGCTTCAGCAGTTATGATGGGGGTATTTGGAATAGCAATGCTTATTACTGGAATACTATTTTTGAAAAATAATATTTTTGAAGCGTCAAAAGGTAATAGAGAAGTAATTGCGACAATTAATGGGACAAAAATTTATCGTGATGATTTTGAAAGGGAAACTTATTCGTTAAAAAATCAGCTAAATGAGATTAATCAGCAAAAAATACAGCAGTTAGCACAAGCGGGAGTAAATACTGAAAATATAAAAAATATTCCTGATGACATTATAGATCAATATGTTTTGCAACTTTTGGTAAATAAGGAAATACTACTTTCATCAGCTAAGAATTTGGGAATAAAAGTGAGCAATTCAACAGTTGATAAGGAATTTAAAGCTTATCAAAAACAGTCAAAATTAGGGAAAGATGAATTTTCTCAATATTTAAGATCAGTTGGATATAATGTTACTTCATTTAAAAAAATGATAAAAGATCAAAAAACTGTTGATAAAATGAGAGAAAAATTATTTGCAGATGATAAAATTACAGATGAAGAAGTTAGGAAGGCTTATGAAAGAAATAAATATACTCAAGCCTTTGAAAATCAAGAATTTGATGATGTAAAAGATCAAATTAAAGAAAATATGAAGCAAGATAAAGATATTATGATTTTAAATTCATTTATTGCAAAGGCTAAACAAAAAGCTAAAATTGAATTTAAAGATGAAAAATTTAAAAAAATGTATGCTAATATAACAGCAGCTGTGGCACAAAATGGAGAGTATAAATATACAAATGCAGATGTAAATGAACAAATTGTAAATGCTGTTTCACAAACTCAAGAAGGTTATTCACCAAAAATGGCAAATGATTTAAAAAGTATGTTAAAAACAAATTTGAATAAATTTATACAAATTGCAAATAAGGCTAAAGCGGCTGGAATAAAGGCAGATGCTGATTTAGTAGGAGTAGATCAGTTAAGAGATTATTCTCAAAAATATTATAATTATTTAATTGATACTTATAAACCTGATAATGCGGCATTACAAGCAAAATTTGACTCTAGGAGAGATAGCTACAATACTCAAAATAGTATAGGCGGTTATGTAATTGGAGAAGAATATCAGGCTGGAGAAAATGATTTTGCCATGGCTAAAAAGCAGGCTGAAGAAATTATGAAGACTACAAATAAAGATAATTTTGCAGAAAAAGCTAGAGAATTTTCAAAGGATTCTGGTTCGGCTAAAAATGGTGGAAGTTTAGGAGAAACAGCGGATTTATCAAAACTTGTTCCAGAATTTGCAAATGCGGTTAAAAACGGTAAGGCTGGGGATATTGTGGGACCAATAAAAACACAGTTTGGTTATCATATTATTTACATTCAAAGTAAAGATCCGAAAAATGAAAATGTAGCGAAAGTTAGCCATATTTTAATAACTCCGACTATTTCTGAAGCTTCAAAACAAAAAGTTATTAAGAAAATTCAAGACTTAAAAGCTGAAATTCAAAGTAAGAAAGTTACTTGGAGTAATGTGGAAAAACAGGATAAATATAACTTTAGTGTAAAAGAAAGATTTAAAAAGCTAGTTAAAACTGATGCAATTCCAGGAATTGGAATGAATAAAGAATTAATGGATCAAATATTTGCATTGCAAATAAATGGATTTTTAGAAAAAAATGATACAACTGGATATTACTTAATTGCAAAAACATCAGAAATACCATTTACACAGGCAACATTTGAAAATTCAAAAGAACGTGTAAGATTGGAACTTGCACATGAATATGCAGATAAGCAATTGGGAATTACACAATAA
- a CDS encoding methyltransferase yields the protein MSYIENLESVGKKIIVEEEGLKITEDAILLSEFIKSYFNKKYKNLKNKKLFLEIGAGQGIISLLLSELDIVSKIFAVEIQEEVFATLGKNIEINDLNEKIIPINENIKKVDGEYDFIFSNPPYKKTDSGKMSQNKVERISKYEVLLTLEELILEIRRLLKNYGEFFIVVPNSRLNDVFRYIYENKLNILSIKINKYKKVDLVVVHGKKGGKINSVIEIK from the coding sequence ATGAGTTATATTGAAAATTTAGAAAGTGTCGGAAAAAAGATAATTGTGGAGGAAGAAGGGCTTAAAATAACAGAAGATGCTATTTTACTTTCAGAATTTATAAAAAGTTATTTTAATAAGAAATACAAAAATTTAAAAAATAAGAAGTTATTTTTAGAAATTGGAGCAGGACAGGGGATAATTTCATTATTACTTTCGGAACTTGATATTGTTTCAAAGATTTTTGCTGTGGAAATTCAAGAAGAAGTTTTTGCGACTTTAGGGAAAAATATAGAAATAAATGATTTAAATGAAAAAATAATTCCGATTAATGAAAATATAAAAAAGGTTGATGGAGAATATGATTTTATTTTTTCAAATCCTCCATATAAAAAAACTGATTCTGGGAAAATGTCTCAAAATAAAGTAGAACGAATTAGTAAATATGAAGTTTTGTTGACATTGGAAGAATTAATTTTAGAAATAAGAAGGCTATTAAAAAATTATGGAGAATTTTTTATAGTTGTACCGAACAGCAGATTAAATGATGTTTTTCGGTATATTTATGAAAATAAGCTAAATATATTGTCGATTAAAATAAATAAGTACAAAAAGGTAGATTTGGTTGTTGTGCATGGGAAAAAAGGTGGGAAAATAAATTCGGTAATTGAAATTAAGTAA
- a CDS encoding thioredoxin family protein encodes MGTFEDYLKFEVTESQEDKKQLRIIEKISLSKETEKAIKGIDKDITIIAVAQVYCPDCRATVPFLKKFSDLNSKIKIDYRSRETAREFFPDTEEQIKIPTLISYVDGKYNTFWNEFPAVVRKEMNEKPENFDEIKYNFRIGKFNAEIEKELVDYLTSL; translated from the coding sequence ATGGGAACATTTGAAGATTATTTAAAATTTGAAGTGACTGAATCGCAAGAGGACAAAAAGCAGCTAAGGATTATAGAAAAAATCTCTTTATCAAAAGAAACTGAAAAGGCTATAAAAGGTATAGACAAGGATATTACAATTATCGCCGTAGCACAAGTTTACTGTCCAGATTGCCGTGCAACTGTCCCTTTCCTAAAAAAATTCAGCGATTTAAACAGTAAAATTAAAATCGACTACCGTTCAAGAGAAACTGCCAGAGAATTTTTTCCAGACACAGAAGAACAAATAAAAATACCTACATTGATTTCGTATGTTGATGGAAAATATAATACTTTTTGGAATGAATTTCCAGCTGTAGTAAGAAAAGAGATGAATGAAAAACCAGAAAATTTTGACGAGATAAAATACAATTTTAGAATTGGAAAATTTAATGCAGAAATTGAAAAGGAACTGGTTGATTATTTGACTTCTCTATAA
- a CDS encoding response regulator codes for MNKIALVVDDASYIREDIKDILEEQGYKVYEASDGLEAVEMYKKVSPSVVTMDINMPRMHGLKAAQIITDFDKEAKIMICSTMVMFPNYMKMGKEAGAKAFLSKPFNEVEFMNEFSKLFS; via the coding sequence ATGAATAAAATTGCATTGGTTGTAGATGATGCATCGTATATTAGAGAAGATATAAAGGATATTCTCGAAGAGCAAGGATATAAGGTATATGAAGCAAGTGATGGGCTGGAAGCTGTAGAAATGTATAAAAAGGTAAGTCCATCTGTTGTAACAATGGATATAAATATGCCAAGAATGCATGGATTAAAAGCTGCACAAATTATTACAGATTTTGATAAGGAAGCAAAAATTATGATTTGCAGCACAATGGTTATGTTTCCTAATTATATGAAAATGGGAAAAGAAGCTGGAGCAAAGGCATTTTTATCAAAGCCTTTTAATGAAGTGGAATTTATGAATGAATTTTCAAAATTATTTTCATAA
- a CDS encoding HAD family hydrolase — translation MFKAVVSDLDGTLLNAEHKVGEFTRETVKLLLEKGIKFYIATGRNYLGAKEAMDELGIKVPLITSHGSAAFDENGNEIFSNKLKREYLDKVLDIDYKSFGKDIIITGYSGPNWFVTEDLREYFYNKKPDRTRYPKQITPEEFRKHDFAKIFFLGEKHSELLALENEIKKAVGEGNVSLLFANKGSLEVFSASCNKAKAAETVLKRDGLTLDDAVSFGDGVNDYDLITETGLGFAMGNSIYLLLEKLTDTEIIGSNAEDGMAKKVRELFNL, via the coding sequence ATGTTTAAAGCTGTTGTAAGCGATTTGGACGGCACACTTTTGAATGCGGAACATAAGGTAGGTGAATTTACTAGGGAAACAGTAAAACTATTATTAGAAAAAGGGATAAAGTTTTATATTGCGACTGGAAGAAATTATTTGGGAGCAAAAGAAGCTATGGATGAACTTGGAATAAAAGTTCCGCTTATTACTTCGCATGGATCTGCTGCTTTTGATGAAAATGGAAATGAGATTTTTTCAAATAAGTTAAAGAGAGAATATTTAGATAAAGTTTTGGATATTGATTACAAGTCGTTTGGAAAAGATATAATTATAACAGGATATTCAGGACCAAACTGGTTTGTTACTGAAGATTTGAGAGAATATTTTTATAATAAAAAGCCTGATAGAACTAGATACCCAAAACAGATTACTCCTGAAGAGTTTAGAAAACATGATTTTGCAAAAATATTTTTTCTTGGAGAAAAACATAGCGAGCTTCTTGCTCTTGAAAATGAAATAAAAAAAGCTGTTGGTGAAGGGAATGTAAGTCTTTTATTTGCAAATAAAGGAAGCCTGGAAGTATTTTCTGCAAGCTGTAATAAGGCAAAGGCGGCTGAAACAGTATTGAAAAGGGATGGATTGACATTGGATGATGCTGTTTCATTTGGGGATGGAGTAAATGACTATGACTTGATAACAGAAACTGGACTTGGATTTGCAATGGGAAATTCGATTTATCTTCTGCTTGAAAAACTGACAGATACTGAAATTATTGGAAGCAATGCGGAAGACGGAATGGCAAAAAAAGTTAGAGAATTGTTTAATCTATAA
- a CDS encoding Cof-type HAD-IIB family hydrolase, which produces MYKAVISDLDGTLLSRGHHVTKFTKNVIREIIKKGINFYIASGRSYDQIGYITEQLEVKIPIIAANGARIFDADGNMIYEKGLPKEAAEAILGLDYESIAEGSHLNIFSGNDWIITKGTAQKVYDRISRDVKVDFKEVPKDELKNLDILKIFYIGEHEQLTNLEKAILKIRNDVNVIFVTDYCMEIMAKGANKGAAAKFLLEREGLELKDAVAFGDGENDFEMLTMVGKGYAMGNSIDRLRKLLPTDFEFVQSNTEDGEAVKLQELFLERAKNI; this is translated from the coding sequence ATGTATAAAGCGGTTATCAGTGATTTGGATGGAACTTTATTAAGCAGAGGGCATCACGTTACAAAATTTACTAAAAATGTGATAAGGGAAATAATAAAAAAAGGAATAAACTTTTACATTGCTTCAGGTAGAAGTTATGATCAAATTGGGTATATAACTGAACAGCTTGAAGTAAAAATTCCCATTATAGCTGCAAATGGTGCAAGAATTTTTGATGCAGATGGAAATATGATTTATGAAAAAGGTTTGCCAAAAGAAGCAGCAGAGGCAATCTTGGGGCTGGATTATGAAAGCATAGCTGAAGGTTCACATTTAAACATTTTTTCGGGAAATGACTGGATTATTACAAAGGGAACGGCTCAAAAAGTGTATGACAGAATTTCAAGGGATGTAAAAGTTGATTTTAAGGAAGTTCCAAAAGATGAATTAAAAAACTTGGATATTTTAAAAATATTCTACATTGGAGAACATGAGCAGCTTACAAACTTGGAAAAAGCCATCTTGAAAATAAGAAATGATGTAAATGTTATTTTTGTTACCGATTATTGTATGGAAATTATGGCAAAAGGAGCAAATAAGGGTGCAGCGGCAAAATTTCTGTTAGAAAGGGAAGGCTTGGAATTGAAGGATGCGGTAGCTTTTGGTGATGGTGAAAACGATTTTGAAATGCTTACAATGGTTGGGAAAGGTTATGCAATGGGAAATTCCATAGACAGATTAAGAAAACTGTTGCCAACGGATTTTGAATTTGTTCAATCAAATACGGAAGATGGAGAAGCTGTGAAATTACAGGAACTGTTCTTGGAAAGAGCAAAAAATATTTAA
- a CDS encoding class I SAM-dependent methyltransferase, with protein sequence MLRANEEKFLKKMKENINIENLKGDGKIFSYVNKDYLTGDNEKYMNMYDKLSFWYDFGEKWIELLRYGNTISEMRKNLMKHLEWRNGVSVLYISIGTGKDLNFIPQDIDLNSLDFTGVDISYGMLKKCYSIWKKKTNLTLVNCCAEDLPFKDNVFDIVFHVGGINFFTDKARAIKEMIRVSKPGSKIMIADETADFIGTQYKKSIFTKNYYKNTDFDLSEIQKCIPVNVKEKKMDFLWNNRFYCITFRK encoded by the coding sequence ATGTTAAGAGCCAATGAGGAAAAGTTTCTAAAAAAAATGAAAGAAAATATCAATATTGAAAATTTAAAAGGGGATGGGAAAATATTTTCATATGTAAATAAAGACTATCTCACAGGAGATAATGAAAAATATATGAATATGTATGATAAGTTATCATTTTGGTATGATTTTGGTGAAAAATGGATAGAATTGCTCAGATATGGAAATACAATTTCTGAAATGAGAAAAAATCTTATGAAACATCTAGAATGGAGAAATGGAGTTTCTGTTTTATATATCTCTATTGGTACTGGAAAGGATTTAAATTTTATTCCACAGGACATTGATTTAAATTCTTTAGATTTTACGGGAGTAGACATTTCCTATGGCATGTTAAAAAAATGTTATTCTATCTGGAAAAAAAAGACAAATCTTACATTAGTAAATTGCTGTGCAGAAGATTTGCCTTTTAAGGATAATGTTTTTGATATTGTTTTTCATGTAGGAGGAATTAATTTTTTTACTGATAAGGCTCGAGCTATAAAAGAAATGATTCGTGTATCAAAACCTGGTTCAAAAATAATGATAGCAGATGAAACCGCAGATTTTATTGGAACTCAATATAAGAAAAGTATTTTCACAAAAAATTACTATAAAAATACAGATTTTGATTTAAGTGAAATCCAGAAATGTATACCTGTAAATGTAAAAGAAAAGAAGATGGACTTTTTATGGAATAACAGATTCTATTGTATTACATTCAGAAAATAG
- the tsaD gene encoding tRNA (adenosine(37)-N6)-threonylcarbamoyltransferase complex transferase subunit TsaD — translation MKILAFESSCDETSVAVVEDGKKILSNIISTQIDIHKEFGGVVPEIASRHHIENILPVFTEALEKANCKLSDIDYIAVTNTPGLIGSLLVGLMFAKSLSYANNIPLIPVNHINGHIFSSFIDNDVKLPAISLVVSGGHTNLYYIYEENGKIITDLLGETLDDAVGETYDKIARILGLEYPGGPHIDKLSVSGKDILKIKKPKVDGYNFSFSGIKTFITNYVNTQNMKGNPFSKEDIAKSLQEIIVNVLYDKILMAVKEKDVKTILVAGGVSANKRLREKFLEFTNLKTDENEQIQVHFPKMEYCTDNAAMIGVAAYYDLKNNSQGELKQYDVDAISTKN, via the coding sequence ATGAAAATACTTGCATTTGAATCATCTTGTGATGAAACTTCTGTTGCAGTTGTTGAGGATGGGAAAAAGATTTTAAGCAATATTATTTCCACACAAATTGATATTCACAAAGAATTTGGCGGTGTAGTGCCTGAAATTGCTTCACGACACCATATAGAAAATATTTTACCGGTATTTACTGAAGCTCTGGAAAAAGCCAACTGTAAATTAAGTGATATTGATTATATCGCAGTAACAAATACTCCTGGACTTATCGGGTCTTTACTTGTAGGCTTAATGTTTGCAAAATCCCTAAGCTATGCCAATAACATTCCATTAATCCCAGTAAATCATATTAACGGACATATTTTCTCAAGTTTCATTGACAATGATGTAAAATTACCTGCAATATCACTAGTTGTATCAGGCGGACATACAAATTTATACTACATTTATGAAGAAAATGGAAAAATAATTACTGATTTACTTGGTGAAACGTTAGATGACGCTGTTGGGGAAACATATGACAAAATTGCAAGAATATTGGGGCTAGAATATCCAGGAGGTCCGCATATTGATAAACTGTCAGTAAGTGGTAAAGATATTCTGAAAATAAAAAAACCAAAAGTTGATGGTTATAATTTTAGTTTTAGCGGAATAAAAACTTTTATAACTAACTATGTAAATACTCAAAATATGAAAGGTAATCCATTTTCAAAAGAAGATATTGCAAAATCTCTTCAGGAAATTATCGTAAATGTGCTATATGATAAAATTTTGATGGCTGTGAAAGAAAAAGATGTGAAAACGATACTTGTTGCAGGTGGTGTTTCTGCAAATAAACGGCTTCGTGAAAAATTTTTAGAATTTACAAATTTAAAAACTGATGAAAATGAGCAAATTCAAGTTCATTTTCCGAAAATGGAATATTGTACTGATAATGCGGCTATGATAGGAGTTGCGGCTTATTATGATTTAAAAAATAATTCTCAAGGTGAATTGAAACAATACGATGTGGATGCGATTTCTACTAAAAATTAG
- a CDS encoding glycosyltransferase family 9 protein, with product MKILIIRFSSFGDIVLTTPVIRAIREKYPKAVIDFVVYNTFSEAISLNPEIRNLIIFDKKKSKDQKYIKNMINRLKTENYDYVIDLHSKFLSRIIGKSLENKHTHYCRYKKRKWWKTILVKAKLITYNADCTIVESYFTALKKLGINFLDENIKNGLGDNLEFYIDKKMEEEFVKKYDLKNGNYFVLAPGASKFTKKWPYYDELAKKILKNKNKFVNNEEKLRIFVIGGKEDENVVKTDENVQIIDLCGKISFKESGILLKYAKVAVTNDSGPFHIARAVKAKTFVFFGPTDPKLFSFEKNTFLLNNPSCPPHSLYGDNKFPKKYADCMTGISIETVFNKIIKEYN from the coding sequence ATGAAAATATTAATAATAAGATTTAGCTCATTTGGAGATATAGTGCTTACAACTCCAGTAATAAGGGCAATTAGAGAAAAATATCCAAAGGCTGTAATAGATTTTGTAGTTTACAATACTTTTTCTGAAGCAATTTCATTAAATCCTGAAATTAGAAATTTGATAATTTTTGATAAGAAAAAAAGTAAGGATCAAAAATATATAAAAAATATGATAAATAGACTAAAAACAGAAAATTATGACTATGTCATTGATCTTCATTCTAAATTTCTGTCTAGAATTATTGGAAAAAGTCTTGAAAATAAGCATACTCACTATTGCCGATATAAAAAAAGAAAATGGTGGAAAACTATTCTTGTAAAAGCAAAACTTATAACTTATAATGCAGATTGTACTATTGTTGAGAGTTATTTTACAGCTTTAAAAAAATTAGGAATAAATTTTTTGGATGAAAACATAAAAAATGGACTTGGGGATAATCTAGAATTTTATATTGATAAAAAAATGGAAGAAGAGTTTGTAAAAAAATATGATTTGAAAAATGGAAATTATTTTGTGTTAGCTCCTGGAGCTTCTAAATTTACGAAAAAATGGCCTTATTATGATGAATTGGCAAAAAAAATTTTGAAAAATAAAAATAAATTTGTAAATAATGAGGAAAAATTAAGAATTTTTGTGATTGGCGGAAAAGAAGATGAAAATGTTGTAAAAACTGATGAAAATGTCCAAATTATTGATTTGTGCGGGAAAATTTCCTTTAAGGAAAGTGGAATATTGTTGAAATATGCAAAAGTGGCTGTTACAAATGACTCAGGCCCATTTCATATAGCTAGGGCTGTAAAAGCCAAGACTTTTGTATTTTTTGGACCGACTGATCCGAAATTATTTTCCTTTGAAAAAAATACTTTTTTACTCAATAATCCAAGCTGTCCGCCACATTCACTTTACGGAGACAATAAATTTCCAAAAAAATACGCAGATTGTATGACTGGAATCTCAATAGAAACTGTATTTAATAAAATTATTAAAGAATACAATTAA
- a CDS encoding UDP-N-acetylmuramoyl-L-alanyl-D-glutamate--2,6-diaminopimelate ligase, whose amino-acid sequence MYKIFKDVNYKVLQEGENFEIKGIEYDSRKIEKDFVFVAMTGSTADGHDFIQKAIDSGARMIICEKNVDIKEYKNADSATFVQVEDIRKKLGIIASNYYDYPQNKIKIAGITGTNGKTTSSFILENILEKTARIGTTGNRILDEEFETVNTTPESLELIKLIDKSVKKGADYFIMEVSSHALEIGRVDMLQFDSAIFTNLTQDHLDFHKTMENYFNAKKKIFSMLRNNGTGIINTDDKYGEKIYSEKKDENNDYISISIKNEEADIWGDILNYTNHGMKIKINLDNYFERRNLVKSKDEEEYKFEIELVGEYNLYNVLGCVASALSLGVKIDFIVKKLQEMPSVPGRFETIKNNLEARIVVDFAHTDDGLLNIGKTLKQITDNQVITIFGAGGDRDHDKRPKMAKAATEFSDYIILTSDNPRTENPVKILADIEKGLIAEKYPFDKYIIIADREKAIRYGMRLLQKGDSLLIAGKGHETYQIIGNEKNHFDDREIVRKILEEK is encoded by the coding sequence ATGTATAAAATATTTAAAGATGTAAATTACAAAGTGCTTCAAGAGGGTGAAAACTTTGAAATCAAGGGTATTGAGTATGATTCACGGAAAATTGAAAAGGATTTTGTATTTGTGGCAATGACAGGAAGTACTGCAGATGGGCATGATTTTATTCAAAAGGCTATTGACAGTGGAGCTAGAATGATTATTTGTGAAAAGAATGTGGATATAAAAGAATATAAAAATGCTGATTCTGCAACTTTTGTCCAAGTGGAAGATATACGTAAAAAATTAGGAATAATTGCTTCAAATTATTACGATTATCCACAAAATAAAATAAAAATAGCTGGAATTACAGGAACAAACGGAAAAACTACATCAAGTTTTATTTTGGAAAATATTTTGGAAAAAACAGCTAGAATAGGAACTACTGGAAACCGTATTTTAGATGAAGAATTTGAAACAGTTAATACAACTCCAGAATCATTGGAATTAATAAAATTAATAGATAAAAGTGTAAAAAAAGGTGCAGATTATTTTATAATGGAAGTTAGTTCCCATGCTCTTGAAATTGGACGTGTGGATATGCTTCAATTTGATTCTGCAATATTTACTAATTTAACACAAGATCATCTTGATTTTCATAAAACTATGGAAAATTATTTTAATGCTAAGAAAAAAATATTTTCAATGTTGAGAAATAATGGTACAGGAATAATTAATACTGATGATAAGTATGGAGAAAAAATTTATTCTGAAAAAAAAGATGAAAATAATGATTATATTTCCATAAGCATAAAAAATGAAGAAGCTGATATATGGGGAGATATTTTAAATTATACAAATCATGGAATGAAAATAAAAATAAACTTGGATAACTATTTTGAAAGAAGAAATCTTGTAAAAAGTAAAGATGAAGAAGAATACAAATTTGAAATAGAATTAGTGGGAGAATATAATTTGTATAATGTCCTTGGCTGTGTTGCCAGTGCATTGTCGCTTGGAGTAAAAATAGATTTTATTGTGAAAAAATTACAGGAAATGCCATCAGTTCCAGGAAGATTTGAAACAATAAAAAATAATCTGGAAGCAAGGATCGTAGTGGATTTTGCACATACAGATGACGGACTTTTAAATATTGGAAAAACTTTGAAGCAAATTACAGATAATCAAGTAATTACAATATTTGGTGCAGGTGGTGACAGAGACCATGATAAGCGTCCAAAAATGGCAAAAGCGGCAACAGAATTTAGCGATTACATCATTTTAACATCAGACAATCCTCGTACAGAAAATCCTGTAAAAATTTTAGCAGATATAGAAAAAGGGCTTATTGCTGAAAAATACCCATTTGACAAATATATAATTATTGCCGATAGAGAAAAAGCTATAAGATACGGAATGCGACTTCTTCAAAAGGGAGACAGCCTTTTAATCGCAGGAAAAGGACATGAAACTTATCAAATAATTGGAAATGAAAAAAACCATTTTGATGATAGAGAAATAGTAAGAAAAATTTTAGAAGAAAAATAA
- the rpsL gene encoding 30S ribosomal protein S12: protein MPTINQLVRFGRSTTEKKKKSPALKGNPQKRGVCVRVYTTTPKKPNSALRKVARVKLVNGIEVTAYIPGIGHNLQEHSIVLLRGGRTKDLPGVRYKIIRGALDTAGVVNRKQGRSRYGAKKG from the coding sequence ATGCCTACTATTAATCAATTAGTAAGATTTGGTAGAAGTACAACTGAGAAAAAGAAAAAATCACCTGCATTGAAAGGTAATCCACAAAAAAGAGGGGTTTGTGTAAGAGTATATACAACTACACCTAAAAAACCTAACTCAGCCTTAAGAAAGGTAGCAAGGGTTAAATTAGTAAATGGAATCGAAGTTACTGCTTATATTCCAGGAATCGGACACAACTTACAAGAACATAGTATCGTTCTTTTAAGAGGAGGAAGAACAAAAGATTTGCCGGGGGTTAGATATAAAATAATCAGAGGAGCATTGGATACAGCAGGAGTTGTAAACAGAAAACAAGGTAGATCAAGATACGGAGCGAAAAAAGGGTAA
- the rpsG gene encoding 30S ribosomal protein S7 translates to MSRRRRAERRDVLPDSQFNDKVVTKFINGLMKDGKKSLAEHIFYSALQQITEETQEEGIEVFRRAMENVRPQLEVRSRRIGGATYQVPVEVRKERQQTLAIRWLVRYTRERKEYGMVAKLKKELIAAANNEGGSIKKKEDTYKMAEANRAFAHYKW, encoded by the coding sequence GTGTCAAGAAGAAGAAGAGCGGAAAGAAGAGATGTATTACCAGATTCTCAATTTAACGATAAAGTAGTAACTAAATTCATTAATGGATTAATGAAAGATGGAAAAAAATCATTAGCTGAGCATATTTTTTATTCAGCATTGCAACAAATAACTGAAGAAACTCAAGAAGAAGGAATTGAAGTATTCAGAAGAGCAATGGAAAATGTAAGACCTCAATTAGAAGTAAGATCTAGAAGAATCGGAGGGGCAACGTACCAAGTACCAGTTGAAGTGAGAAAAGAAAGACAACAAACTTTAGCAATCAGATGGCTAGTTAGATATACAAGAGAAAGAAAAGAATACGGAATGGTTGCTAAACTAAAAAAAGAATTAATTGCTGCTGCCAATAACGAAGGTGGATCAATTAAGAAAAAAGAAGATACATATAAAATGGCTGAAGCAAATAGAGCATTCGCACATTACAAATGGTAA